The region tgtctgtgttgttaTATTTCACTGCAAATAAGAACAAGTTCTCCACAGgcaaaataaagattaatgTTAGATTTTAATGGGAAAATCATCATCCAGCTGTTACTGTGTCTGTTACTGATCAGGTAAGGAGCTGGTGGACTACATCACACAGTACCTGAGCTCCAtcagggagaggagggtgatCCCAGACGTGAAGCCAGGTTACATGAAGGAGCTTCTCCCCGACACTGCACCCACAGAGCCGGAGGACTGGGAGAGTATCTTCAACGACATCGAAAAAGTCATCATGCCAGGAGTGAGTTCCCACTGTCATCCATCATCATTTCACTAATTTGGAACTGTTTGGCAAAGCGGCAAGTTTCTCATCTCTTTCCCTCAGGTGGTTCACTGGCAGAGCCCTCACATGCACGCCTACTACCCCAGTCTGACTTCATGGCCCTCTATGCTTGGCGACATGCTGGCCGACGCCATCAACTGTGTTGGTTTCACCTGGGTGAGTGGACCATCCATGCTCttttctaaaagaaaaacatcacatcaaCAAAGTCATACCAGTCTGAATAAATTATATTGTTTGTGCTGGTTTTGAACAGGCCTCCAGTCCAGCATGCACGGAGCTGGAAATCAATGTAATGGACTGGTTGTGTAAAGCACTGGGACTCCCCTCCTTCTTCCTGCATCACCATCCtgacagcagaggtggaggcATACTACAGGTTTGTGACACCTTTTATAGCCAAAAACTGTGTTCTGTGGTGAACAAGAGCTTTAAGTTATCTTTCCCTCCTACCTGACTCCCCTGTTAGGGCACCGTCAGTGAGAGTACACTGGTTGCTCTTCTGGCAGCCaggaaagacacatttttgaaGCTGCGGGCTGAGCTCGACCAGGACGTGGACGACTCAGTCCTAAATTCAAGACTGGTGGCCTACGCGTCGGATCAGGTCAGTGTTACCACTTCCTGTGCAATAGTTTCCTATCAGTGAGATGAAAATAAAGCTCTGATGTCTAACTGCTTTTATAGGCACATTCTTCAGTTGAGAAGGCAGGTCTGATCTCTCTGGTGAAAACCAGGTTTCTGCCCACTGATGCGCAGTTGTCTCTGAGAGGAGACACTTTGAAACAAGCCATACaagaagacaggaggaggggaCTGGTCCCTTTCATGGTAGGTGTTTGATACTGAAAGAGGGATGGGGGTAAAGGGGTTCTTGTGTGGAGAACTTACTTATTTACTAAATCATACTGgtgttttttcatattttagcTCACATCATGTACTGTACAATATGTTTCACAATGCTACTTCTGAAAGAATACACTATTTTACTGTAAGATTGGGCACACAGGCACGCAGTCCATTGCAGTGGACCTCcattaacctttatttaattttctatgtCATGTTACTGTCACGAGGCAATCCATATGCAAGCAAATAATTTGTTTCACAATCTCTTTTGTGTTGGTGCATTCAAGAGGAATCTGAGAATTCAGAGGCAGAGAATTCAGTTCGAGGGCAAGTTCTTCCTTGCAAGAGATTACGAAATTCACATCCCTTTTCTTGACAGTTATGATTACTCATTTTTTTCCCAATAATCTACCATCTGCAGTGTTTTGGCAGCTGACCTTAAAACCTCTGTAGCTACAGTGGAGCAGTTCTTTCAGTTCATTCTTGCTTAAGACTTTGTCAGACAAAtaaccagtggtggaaagtagctatgtacatttacacaaatactgtatctTTTGAGgcacttgtactttacttgaatgtttccatgttatgttatgttatactTCTACTACCTTATATTTCAGAAGGAAATACTCTACTTTTTACGTCTTACCACATTTACCTGACCTGATTTACCTGATATAATTTCTAGTTACTTTACAAAATAagattttacaaaaaacatacataaattacaacatatttttaaagatgaaatctgtgtttttcaacCATTTTGGCTTGTTTGCTCATGACCCATTATGTGAAAGCACTGTCTGGTTGGGATCACATGTCACATCTCGAAGAGATTTATCCGTTAAACTTCTCAGATGATTTCATTTAACTGTTTGAGGCCCAGAGAGGGAAAATTGCCTAATAGTTATTGCCTAATAGCAAGACAGAAGACTAGCTCCGCCTTGACcagtaaaatgataaaaatgataataacttcataatataatatatgacaCAGTCTCAAGGGATTTATCATGTCTGAaccactacttttactttttattctttaagtATATTTAGGTGGTGGTAGCATTTAAAATGCAATACTTCCACTTTTAATGGTGTACTTTAACTTTAatgtattggtacttttactcaagtaaatgATCTGAGTACTTTTTCCATCACTGCAAATAGctaaatgttcattttcatggtATATTGAATTGAAGTAGAAATAATGctgcttaaaatgtaaaatagtaGCACAGTGAAATATGTGTAGGGGCTAAGACATGCAAATGCACTGGTATCTGctcttaaaaaacattaaaatatgcaACAAAATTAAGTGTTACATCCtaaatatgattttgtttttctcctgttaaGCTGTGTGCAACTTTGGGAACTACAGGAGCATGTGCCTTCGACAATCTGAGTGAAGTGGGACCCGTCTGTATGTTATCCCCAATAATGTCTGCCTTAACACTGCCAGTGAATTCAAAACAGTGAGATGCATTCAGAGAATGTCACTACTTgtgtttaaatctgttttacaGGTGCAGAAGAGGGACTGTGGCTCCATGTTGATGCTGCGTACGCTGGCTCAGCTTACTTCTGTCCTGAGCTCCGCTGGTCCCTGGAGGGCATCGAATTCGCTCACTCTTTCGTCTTCAACCCTTCCAAGTGGATGATGGTCCACTTTGATTGCACAGCTTTCTGGTGAGTTAGAATATTGAAGCATCGTCTCCCCTCTGTAGAAATAAAAATCTGACGTTAAAAACTAATAAATCCAAAAAGTTGGTAATATGGTTTAACTTTGTTTTGTCAGGGTCAAGGATAAATATAAGCTCCAACAGACATTCACTGTTGATCCAGTTTACCTCAGACATGAGAACTCACAGGCAGCCACAGACTTTATGGTATGTTACTGTCACGTCTTCACCAAAATAAAGACTCAGTTatcacagtgaatcattttGTGCAGTGACACtacttttttctgttgttcagCACTGGCAAATTCCCCTCAGTCGACGTTTCCGTTCTCTCAAACTCTGGTTTGTTATGCGTTCCTTCGGACTGAGAAACATCCAGGCTCATATCAGACACGTACGTGGCATTGAGTTGTCTTCATGTGAATTATTGAAAAACATCACATATTACAGaattaaaatgattgtttttcttgttctcttttttaGGGGATTGAGATGGCAAAGCTCTTGGAGTCTCACATAAGGAGTGACCCAAATTTTGAAGTTCCTGCTGAGAGGCACCTTGGCCTGGTGGTCTTCTGTTTGAAAGTATGCAGCACACATTTGGACTGTTTATGCAGTAAACTACAAAAAATCAACTTAACATTGACCCTGAGATGcttatcaatattttatgttgttttcatATTCTAGGGAGGAAATGCTTTGACCCAGGAGCTGTTGAGGAGACTGACCCGGTCGGGCACCATGTACCTCATCCCTGCTGACATTCACACCAAACGCATCATCCGATTCACGGTGACCTCACAGTTCACCACCGCGGATGACGTCCTTAAGGACTGGAGCATGATCTCCAAAACAGCGTCCACTCTTCTGGCTGAAACGCAGGCTCTGAATAAATCAGACCATACAAACTCAGGGAGAGACGACGTGATAggagctgaaaaacaccaagaTCCCGACTCTGACACCAGGTCCGAGGAGAGGGAGGATGCTGCCTTCAGGCTGGATAAGGCTCAAGTGGAGCTGTGGATTGACAAGGCGTGGGATCGATCTAGGAGACCCATGCGATCTCTTAGCTGCAACAGCGAGCCTCTGCCTTACACTTACATTGGGCCGATGTCTGGATACGACTTTGAGACAAGGCCTAGTCCTAAAGATGCTGCAGGTGCCCTCCCAACGCCATCAACGGCAGGGTCCGGCCCGATGTTTAAGATTAAAGAGATGCCTTCGAAGCTGACAAAGTTCTATAGTGTGCCCAGTTTCTGTAACCAGTGGGTGCAGTGTGGGCGGCACCAGCTGTGCTGCCCTCTGAAGGTTTCACAGACAGCTCAAAAACACTTGCCCTCCACCTGCAGAAGAATGAACTGTATGTCTCCTCCTGTAGCCAACACAGCTCCCACTCCTACTCCACTGGAAACTGCCCCTGCACCCAAGCTCCTGTAATGATCCTGACAGCAGTATACTGTagttcgcacacacacactggaataCAGATCGTTATTTAAGCAATTTACAACTGTACCAGCTGTTCTGGTGCTGAGCCAGTACAGTCAGCTCGAGCCACACTAAAGACACGTAGCTGTGCCAATGATTTGGGATTGCTTTGCTTATTTTTAAGAAagtttttattatgaaaaaagtattttaaacaaaattacatcccttgaaatatttcaatatcATATACTCTATATCACAATACCTTGAAATGTGCTGTACATAAACGCTCAATGTGCAGTTCATTTATCATTCTGTATCATCTAAATCCTAAAAATTAAATGTACTATTTGAGGATCACAATCCAATAATAAACACTGAATTCATTCAGAGCCTGATTCTTCCCTCTGCGATGGAGGTGAATATCTCCTGAGTCATGGGTACATAGCCCTTATTGTCCTCCAGGTAGAACAAAGGGTCCCTGACGACGGCAGGGTTGAAGCCCTCTTCTGCCACCTTCACCTTCATTTGCTTAAACGTCCCAGTTACGACCACTGCCTCCTGCCAGGGAAAAATAAAGGTGTGTGACTTTTTCAGTCATATTGCcgatttttttacatttaacaatCATGTAAGGAAATTCAGCCTGCTTTGTTAACCTGTATGCGAAGGAAGCGTGGTCTTGCATAGCTGGGGAGGTAATTTTTTACGTGCTGATACACAGCTTTGCCATCAAAGTCCGTGTTTTCCTTCAGCTTCAGTGCTGCCATGCCGATTCTTCCCTCATGTCCTAATCAGTCAAGGTCACAATACAAAGAGGAGTTATTTCAAGACAAAAAGATGAGCAGCTCTTTATGTGTTCAATACCATGGCAAAGTACACAGGGCATTTTTCTTCGACAATTGCTCTcaatctttatatttttaacttaatttgCAGGATTTTATGGTTGTGATTACATGGATTAATGATTCATAGGCATGTGAGATAGAGTGGTCAGGCTTTTAGGTTTTTGCCAACATGAGTTCTTTTAGATAACTGTTAtctcatgtctctctcttttataAATCTTGAATCATTGCTAATCATATACAATAATTATTACCTGGCACCTTAACACCATAGACATTAGCCTCCTCGATGCAGTCCACCACGACCAAGTGATCGGCCACCTCTGTGGTTGCCACATTTTCTCCTTTCCACCTGTTTTAGATGACAGTAAAAATATACTTGGGAACTGGGAAGAGTTTGATACAGTTAATCATTTAGATACAAGcatataaagagaaaaatgtattatcatatgcagaaaatgctgaaatattaaGTCACTGAagaatttttatattatttgtttCATCCTCTGACCTGAAAGTGTCTCCAATGCGGTCTTGAAAGAAGACAAATCCCTCATCGTCTATCTTTAGAAGGTCTCCACTGTTAAAGTATAAGTCTCCCTTCACAAACACATCTCCCAgcgtcttcttctctgtctgctgcttgttCTTAGCGTAGCCACTGAAAGGTGTTCTTTCTCCAATCCTTGCCACCAACAAACCTGTCTCTCCTGCGCAACAAAGCAACAAGCACAGAATATGCATTAGTGAGAACTACAAGGTCAAGAGAAAGCTGTAAACTGTACTTCTGGGGGACGGTGGCTCACCTCTGGGGACTTTACCACAAAATCCTCTGGAGTCTCTGACTGgctcttctttctctgtgtcatACTTTATGAGCTCATACGGATTCCCCATCTGAAAAAGGATTTAACATGtgaaaaagaataaagtaaTCACTCATATAAAgatttgtgttttgcagatttGAATTATTgcaacacatttacagcacatcTATATTGTAATGATGCAATTAACACCTGTAAAGTTTGGATAAAACAGCCCAGCCAACCCAGTAAGTCCATCCCATGGTGTTAAAAAACTGTATAAGCGAGAAATAAACTGCATTTAGCACCCCTGCCCCCTTACTTTATGGATAAAATTCTCTTTGCCAATAGCTCCAACTTTGCCAACGTAGTTGACAAAACCAATATTTCCTTCTGTTGCTCCGTAGCATTCGC is a window of Pempheris klunzingeri isolate RE-2024b chromosome 1, fPemKlu1.hap1, whole genome shotgun sequence DNA encoding:
- the hdc gene encoding histidine decarboxylase, which codes for MQAEEYNRRGKELVDYITQYLSSIRERRVIPDVKPGYMKELLPDTAPTEPEDWESIFNDIEKVIMPGVVHWQSPHMHAYYPSLTSWPSMLGDMLADAINCVGFTWASSPACTELEINVMDWLCKALGLPSFFLHHHPDSRGGGILQGTVSESTLVALLAARKDTFLKLRAELDQDVDDSVLNSRLVAYASDQAHSSVEKAGLISLVKTRFLPTDAQLSLRGDTLKQAIQEDRRRGLVPFMLCATLGTTGACAFDNLSEVGPVCAEEGLWLHVDAAYAGSAYFCPELRWSLEGIEFAHSFVFNPSKWMMVHFDCTAFWVKDKYKLQQTFTVDPVYLRHENSQAATDFMHWQIPLSRRFRSLKLWFVMRSFGLRNIQAHIRHGIEMAKLLESHIRSDPNFEVPAERHLGLVVFCLKGGNALTQELLRRLTRSGTMYLIPADIHTKRIIRFTVTSQFTTADDVLKDWSMISKTASTLLAETQALNKSDHTNSGRDDVIGAEKHQDPDSDTRSEEREDAAFRLDKAQVELWIDKAWDRSRRPMRSLSCNSEPLPYTYIGPMSGYDFETRPSPKDAAGALPTPSTAGSGPMFKIKEMPSKLTKFYSVPSFCNQWVQCGRHQLCCPLKVSQTAQKHLPSTCRRMNCMSPPVANTAPTPTPLETAPAPKLL